A single Elaeis guineensis isolate ETL-2024a chromosome 15, EG11, whole genome shotgun sequence DNA region contains:
- the LOC105058007 gene encoding uncharacterized protein isoform X2, whose product MSSSSPRRGGGDHHVEEGVRMRERPRFFDAKAKDLCWAKAEVVPGRHPERWRKDPAGNVVCKRFWHCHGCLCYEYDHIIPFSKGGESTAENCQILQTRVNRFKSDKKWVDKAELEGFSCDIKFTDKELDIIEMAVYGDVIRPGNQCRCRTVAEMLGQVKSKNPLAACELPYKETS is encoded by the exons ATGAGCTCTTCTTCTCCTCGTCGCGGCGGCGGGGATCATCACGTGGAGGAGGGggtgaggatgagggagcggCCGAGGTTCTTCGACGCCAAGGCGAAGGACCTGTGCTGGGCCAAGGCGGAGGTGGTGCCCGGCCGCCACCCGGAGCGGTGGCGCAAGGACCCCGCTGGCAACGTCGTCTGCAAGCGCTTCTGGCACTGCCACGGCTGCCTCTGCTACGAGTACGACCACATCATCCCCTTCTCCAAAG GTGGGGAGTCGACGGCAGAGAACTGCCAAATCCTTCAGACGAGGGTGAACAGGTTTAAGTCAGATAAGAAGTGGGTGGACAAAGCTGAACTGGAGGGTTTCTCATGTGATATCAAGTTCACAG ATAAGGAGCTTGATATAATTGAGATGGCTGTCTATGGGGATGTCATTCGTCCAGGAAATCAGTGTCGCTGCAGAACTGTTGCTGAAATGCTGGGTCAGGTGAAGTCAAAGAACCCGCTGGCTGCTTGCGAGTTACCATACAAGGAAACATCATGA
- the LOC105058007 gene encoding uncharacterized protein isoform X1, giving the protein MSSSSPRRGGGDHHVEEGVRMRERPRFFDAKAKDLCWAKAEVVPGRHPERWRKDPAGNVVCKRFWHCHGCLCYEYDHIIPFSKGGESTAENCQILQTRVNRFKSDKKWVDKAELEGFSCDIKFTGFYKELDIIEMAVYGDVIRPGNQCRCRTVAEMLGQVKSKNPLAACELPYKETS; this is encoded by the exons ATGAGCTCTTCTTCTCCTCGTCGCGGCGGCGGGGATCATCACGTGGAGGAGGGggtgaggatgagggagcggCCGAGGTTCTTCGACGCCAAGGCGAAGGACCTGTGCTGGGCCAAGGCGGAGGTGGTGCCCGGCCGCCACCCGGAGCGGTGGCGCAAGGACCCCGCTGGCAACGTCGTCTGCAAGCGCTTCTGGCACTGCCACGGCTGCCTCTGCTACGAGTACGACCACATCATCCCCTTCTCCAAAG GTGGGGAGTCGACGGCAGAGAACTGCCAAATCCTTCAGACGAGGGTGAACAGGTTTAAGTCAGATAAGAAGTGGGTGGACAAAGCTGAACTGGAGGGTTTCTCATGTGATATCAAGTTCACAGGTTTCT ATAAGGAGCTTGATATAATTGAGATGGCTGTCTATGGGGATGTCATTCGTCCAGGAAATCAGTGTCGCTGCAGAACTGTTGCTGAAATGCTGGGTCAGGTGAAGTCAAAGAACCCGCTGGCTGCTTGCGAGTTACCATACAAGGAAACATCATGA